One window from the genome of Cryptomeria japonica chromosome 6, Sugi_1.0, whole genome shotgun sequence encodes:
- the LOC131876641 gene encoding uncharacterized protein LOC131876641 has protein sequence MNLSKAQKDRIMQWNALDELRKMVVQHKEIIQHQHAKWHDKYIKERKFKSGDWALLYDSRYKDTMGKLHTRWLGPYEIVEVFQNGAVRLETIDPVRFKLLVNGHRLRLYHKPATKEDFLQQFDNQVQTIAPTASTRGLLGPEC, from the coding sequence atgaatctatcaaAAGCACAAAAAGACCGCATCATGCAATGGAATGCCCTAGATGAACTGAGAAAGATGGTTGTCCAGCATAAAGAAATTATTCAACATCAACAtgctaaatggcatgataaatatattaaggagagaaaatttaaatctgGAGATTGGGCattgttatatgattccagatataaggatacaATGGGGAAGTTGCACACACGttggttaggcccatatgagattgttgaagtttttcaaaatggagcagtTCGATTAGAAACGATAGACCCAGTCAGATTCAAACTTTTGGTCAATGGACATCGATTACGTCTTTATCATAAGCCTGCTACAAAAGAAGACTTCCTACAGCAATTTGACAACCAAGTGCAGACCATAGCTCCTACAGCCTCTACAAGGGGCCTTCTTGGCCCAGAGTGTTAA